In Armatimonadota bacterium, the following proteins share a genomic window:
- the pyrF gene encoding orotidine 5'-phosphate decarboxylase, with amino-acid sequence MQARQRILIALDTSDAEQAVRWVRLLSPYVGGFKVGLELVHAAGFGIFDRLREAGAERIFYDAKLHDIPNTVARAVRAIAQMGVWMVNVHASGGRAMMQAAVEAARSVSEPPLLIAVTVLTSLSSQELREQVGTRRGAVNQVVHLASMAKESGMDGVVASVQEARALRRRLGEGFLIVTPGIRLAGDSAGDQRRVATPSQAVRSGADYLVVGRSVTADIDPVRKVLQVVEEMEPR; translated from the coding sequence ATGCAAGCCCGGCAACGAATTCTAATCGCGCTGGACACCTCCGACGCCGAGCAGGCAGTACGATGGGTGCGTTTGCTGTCGCCGTACGTAGGCGGATTCAAAGTGGGGCTGGAGCTGGTACACGCGGCAGGCTTCGGCATTTTTGACCGCCTGCGCGAAGCGGGAGCAGAACGCATTTTCTACGATGCCAAACTGCACGACATCCCCAACACGGTAGCGCGGGCGGTGCGCGCCATCGCGCAAATGGGTGTGTGGATGGTGAACGTGCACGCTTCTGGGGGACGTGCCATGATGCAGGCAGCAGTGGAAGCGGCGCGTTCCGTATCCGAGCCGCCTTTGCTCATTGCGGTCACCGTATTGACCAGTCTCTCCTCGCAAGAATTGCGCGAGCAGGTGGGCACGCGGCGCGGGGCGGTAAATCAGGTGGTGCATCTGGCGTCGATGGCAAAAGAGTCGGGCATGGACGGCGTGGTGGCGTCGGTACAGGAGGCAAGAGCATTACGCAGGAGGCTGGGCGAAGGCTTTTTGATTGTCACCCCCGGTATCCGCCTTGCAGGGGACAGTGCGGGCGACCAGAGGCGCGTCGCGACGCCATCTCAAGCGGTGAGGTCTGGGGCAGATTATCTGGTCGTCGGGCGTTCGGTCACCGCCGATATCGACCCGGTGCGCAAGGTGCTTCAGGTGGTAGAAGAGATGGAGCCTCGATAG
- the pyrD gene encoding dihydroorotate dehydrogenase — MSKVKMEVHLGPLRLQNPVLVASGTFGYGSEYADLVDLNRLGGIMVKGTTLHPRAGNPMPRMVETAAGCLNSIGLQNVGVEAFIREKLPFLRQYRCAVIVNIAGDSYEEFEQLAERLDGVEGVHALEMNISCPNQEKGGIHFGVDPESTREVVRRVRQRTRLPLIVKLSPNVTDITVNARAAVDGGADVLSLVNTFVGTAIDAKTRRFKLANITGGLSGPAIKPLALYMVWQVAQAVKVPIIGMGGIMNATDAVEFLLAGASAVAVGTANYVNPRVSIEVLEGIEQYLREQGETDVKHIVGTVKRCKPGNEF, encoded by the coding sequence ATGAGCAAAGTGAAGATGGAGGTACACCTGGGACCGCTGCGCCTGCAGAACCCCGTGCTGGTGGCTTCGGGCACGTTCGGTTACGGCAGCGAGTACGCCGACCTGGTAGACCTGAACCGTCTGGGCGGTATCATGGTGAAGGGCACCACCCTGCACCCGCGAGCGGGCAACCCGATGCCCCGTATGGTGGAAACGGCGGCGGGGTGTCTCAATTCCATCGGCTTGCAGAACGTGGGGGTAGAGGCTTTCATCCGCGAAAAGCTGCCCTTCCTGCGCCAGTACCGATGCGCGGTCATCGTGAACATCGCAGGCGATTCGTACGAGGAGTTTGAACAGCTGGCGGAGCGGCTGGACGGGGTAGAAGGGGTGCACGCGCTGGAGATGAACATCTCCTGTCCCAATCAGGAGAAGGGTGGCATCCACTTCGGCGTGGACCCCGAATCTACGCGCGAGGTAGTGCGAAGGGTACGCCAGCGCACGCGCCTGCCGTTGATCGTGAAGCTCTCGCCCAACGTGACGGATATTACCGTTAACGCACGAGCAGCAGTGGACGGAGGGGCGGACGTCCTGAGCCTGGTCAACACCTTCGTGGGCACGGCGATTGACGCCAAAACGCGCCGTTTCAAGCTGGCGAACATCACCGGCGGTCTATCGGGACCGGCGATAAAACCTCTAGCGCTGTACATGGTGTGGCAGGTGGCGCAGGCGGTGAAAGTACCCATCATTGGCATGGGTGGTATCATGAACGCGACCGACGCGGTGGAGTTCCTGCTGGCGGGGGCGTCGGCAGTGGCGGTGGGCACGGCAAACTACGTGAACCCGCGCGTCAGCATCGAAGTGCTGGAGGGTATCGAGCAATACCTGCGCGAGCAGGGCGAGACGGACGTGAAGCATATCGTGGGCACGGTGAAGCGATGCAAGCCCGGCAACGAATTCTAA
- the pyrK gene encoding dihydroorotate dehydrogenase B (NAD(+)), electron transfer subunit translates to MRCAEHCEVVANRPVATNQFEIEIHCPTVALHAQPGQFVQMRVQSGYEPLFSRPFSVFRRFPDRGNFSVVYLARGTFTRMLAGKKPGETVFVVGPLGNRFSVRQPANEMLHVLVAGGVGAPPLYLLAEEMVQLGIPRHRIVVVNGARRQDLLVCQEHFAELGVHLWAVTEDGSLGERGKVTDVLKSLYQRGELPHDRCQVYACGPTAMLEAVAQFAQKHALPCQVSMETLMPCGLGVCLGCAVKVRTAEGADYKRACVDGPIFDATEVVWG, encoded by the coding sequence ATGCGTTGCGCTGAGCATTGCGAGGTGGTTGCGAACCGACCGGTTGCGACCAATCAGTTTGAAATAGAAATCCATTGCCCAACCGTTGCCCTGCATGCACAGCCGGGGCAGTTTGTACAGATGCGCGTGCAAAGCGGTTACGAGCCGTTGTTCAGCCGACCGTTCAGCGTGTTCCGCAGGTTCCCCGATCGGGGGAACTTCTCGGTAGTTTATCTGGCACGAGGTACCTTTACCCGAATGCTTGCCGGCAAAAAGCCGGGCGAGACTGTTTTCGTGGTGGGACCGCTGGGCAACCGCTTCTCTGTACGACAACCTGCAAACGAAATGCTTCATGTGCTGGTGGCAGGTGGAGTGGGCGCGCCGCCGCTGTATCTGCTGGCGGAGGAGATGGTGCAACTGGGCATTCCACGCCACAGGATTGTGGTCGTCAACGGAGCGCGTCGGCAGGACCTGCTGGTGTGTCAGGAGCATTTTGCAGAGCTGGGCGTCCACCTGTGGGCGGTCACAGAAGATGGCAGTCTGGGAGAGCGGGGTAAAGTGACCGATGTGCTGAAGAGCCTGTACCAGCGCGGTGAACTGCCCCATGACCGTTGCCAGGTGTATGCCTGCGGACCCACCGCGATGTTGGAGGCGGTAGCGCAGTTCGCGCAAAAACACGCATTACCCTGTCAGGTGTCGATGGAGACGCTTATGCCGTGTGGGCTGGGTGTGTGTTTGGGCTGCGCGGTCAAGGTGCGTACTGCCGAGGGTGCAGATTACAAGCGGGCGTGCGTGGACGGTCCCATCTTTGATGCAACGGAGGTGGTTTGGGGATGA
- a CDS encoding hypothetical protein (possible pseudo, frameshifted), with protein sequence MPRAVVTHNVVKMHAQPDGNSEQVSQTMLGHTLSLATPPNRQEGWMQVQTDDGYMGWVRAGQIRPLDENEEYPARAKAYRVNALWAFVREQPDAQSPHLTIAPMSAWLEGQGWHGDWLHVRLPNRREGWVSVQDVTSQWVVVTRIGWLRVEGLLFSRGESTEPYVVPRPGWQNALVYTARRLLGVPYLWGGSTPFGLDCSGFVQLVYRMCGLVVPPRRRSAGGVHARR encoded by the coding sequence TTGCCCAGAGCAGTGGTCACCCATAACGTTGTAAAGATGCACGCACAGCCCGACGGCAACAGTGAGCAGGTATCGCAAACAATGCTCGGGCACACGCTATCACTTGCTACCCCGCCCAACCGCCAGGAAGGCTGGATGCAAGTGCAAACCGACGACGGTTACATGGGATGGGTGCGTGCGGGGCAGATACGCCCGCTGGATGAAAATGAAGAGTACCCCGCACGGGCGAAGGCATACCGCGTGAACGCACTATGGGCATTCGTGCGCGAGCAGCCAGATGCGCAATCTCCGCACCTCACCATTGCTCCCATGAGCGCATGGCTGGAAGGGCAGGGATGGCACGGTGACTGGCTGCATGTGCGCCTGCCCAACAGACGAGAGGGCTGGGTATCGGTACAGGACGTGACCTCGCAGTGGGTAGTGGTCACGCGCATCGGCTGGCTACGCGTGGAGGGCTTGCTCTTCTCGCGGGGAGAAAGCACCGAGCCGTATGTAGTGCCTCGCCCCGGCTGGCAAAACGCCCTGGTATACACCGCCAGAAGGCTGCTGGGCGTGCCTTATCTGTGGGGCGGCAGTACACCCTTCGGGCTGGACTGTTCAGGCTTCGTGCAGCTGGTGTACCGCATGTGCGGGCTGGTAGTACCCCCGCGACGCCGATCTGCAGGCGGAGTTCACGCGCGCCGCTGA
- a CDS encoding hydrogenase assembly protein HypC, producing MCLAIPGQILSIEGDDPLSRTGKVSFGGIVKDVNLAYVPEAKVGDYVIVHVGFAISIVDEKEAQEVFEYLRQMEELGELQEQPA from the coding sequence ATGTGCCTGGCGATACCGGGGCAGATATTGAGCATTGAAGGCGACGACCCGCTGAGCCGTACGGGCAAGGTCAGTTTTGGCGGTATTGTGAAGGATGTGAATCTCGCCTATGTGCCCGAGGCGAAGGTGGGCGACTATGTGATAGTGCATGTGGGCTTCGCTATCAGCATCGTGGACGAGAAAGAAGCGCAGGAGGTGTTTGAGTACCTGCGCCAGATGGAAGAACTGGGCGAGCTACAGGAGCAACCCGCATGA
- a CDS encoding hydrogenase formation protein HypD, whose product MRFIEEYRDAQAARKFAEAIRNAVTRDWTIMEICGGQTHAIMKFGIDELLPPQITLLHGPGCPVCVTPVELIDKAVELASRPDVIFCSFGDMLRVPGTKGDLLSAKASGGDVRIVYSPLDALQLAIKNPDRQVVFFAVGFETTAPANAMAVYQAKQKGVQNFSILVSHVLVPPAIEAILRSPRNRVQGFLAAGHVCTVMGYTEYEPIAQKYHVPIVVTGFEPVDILQGIYLCVKQLEEGRAEVENQYARSVRREGNRPAQELIREVFEVVPRKWRGIGEIPQSGLGLREPYWEFDAERRFPLRTGSVEEAGECISGLILQGVKKPYECPAFGTRCTPEHPLGATMVSSEGACAAYFKYRREAMPHKA is encoded by the coding sequence ATGAGGTTCATCGAAGAGTATCGCGACGCCCAAGCGGCCCGCAAGTTCGCCGAAGCCATCCGCAACGCGGTTACCCGCGACTGGACGATTATGGAAATCTGCGGTGGGCAGACGCACGCCATCATGAAATTCGGCATCGACGAGCTGCTGCCGCCGCAGATTACTCTGCTGCACGGTCCGGGCTGTCCGGTATGCGTGACGCCGGTAGAGTTAATAGACAAAGCGGTGGAGCTGGCATCGCGCCCGGATGTCATCTTCTGCTCCTTCGGCGACATGCTGCGCGTGCCGGGTACAAAGGGTGACCTGCTCTCCGCCAAGGCGTCAGGAGGCGATGTGCGCATCGTGTATTCTCCGCTGGACGCGCTGCAGCTGGCGATCAAGAACCCCGACCGGCAGGTGGTCTTCTTTGCGGTAGGATTTGAGACCACCGCACCCGCCAACGCGATGGCGGTGTACCAGGCGAAGCAGAAGGGCGTGCAAAACTTCTCCATCCTTGTTTCGCACGTGCTGGTTCCCCCCGCAATAGAAGCGATTCTGCGTTCACCGCGAAATCGTGTGCAGGGCTTTCTGGCAGCGGGGCATGTATGTACGGTGATGGGCTACACCGAATATGAGCCGATTGCGCAGAAGTACCACGTGCCCATCGTGGTCACCGGATTTGAGCCGGTAGACATCTTGCAGGGTATCTACCTGTGTGTGAAGCAGCTGGAAGAGGGGCGTGCGGAGGTGGAGAACCAGTATGCCCGCTCGGTGCGTCGTGAGGGGAATCGCCCGGCGCAGGAGCTGATTCGCGAGGTGTTCGAGGTGGTTCCGCGCAAGTGGCGCGGCATCGGCGAGATACCGCAGAGTGGGCTGGGCTTGCGCGAGCCGTATTGGGAGTTCGATGCAGAAAGGCGTTTCCCGCTCCGCACGGGCAGCGTGGAGGAAGCGGGCGAATGCATCAGCGGGTTGATTTTGCAGGGGGTCAAAAAGCCTTATGAATGTCCCGCCTTCGGCACGCGCTGCACGCCGGAACATCCTCTGGGCGCCACAATGGTCTCCTCCGAAGGCGCGTGTGCAGCGTATTTCAAATACCGCCGAGAGGCTATGCCGCACAAGGCATAA